Proteins encoded in a region of the Rutidosis leptorrhynchoides isolate AG116_Rl617_1_P2 chromosome 9, CSIRO_AGI_Rlap_v1, whole genome shotgun sequence genome:
- the LOC139866520 gene encoding conserved oligomeric Golgi complex subunit 2-like, whose translation MGIQPDQPSAPPHQLSPPPRTATADLFGDPIDSHPLWFKQSSFLNPNFNSESYISDLRTFVPFETLRSELQSHLSSLKHELVELINRDYADFVNLSTKLVDVDASVLRMRAPLIEIREKILGFRSAVEGSLVSLQGGLKQRAEASAAREILELLIDTSHVVSKVEKLIKELHSVPVDGSNGDLHATEKGHLSNGVTTQHAEIGINLRETQSLLLERISSEMNRLKFYFAHAKNLPFIENMEKRIQNASSLLDTSLGHCFVDGLIHKDENAVYNCLRAYAAVDNTRNAEEIFRSTVVAPLVQKVIPYSSSGAVGGSIGDELEEDYKQIKDLIAENCTFLLEISSTENSGFHVFSFLANSILKEVLCAIQQGKPGAFSPGRPTEFLKNYKSSLAFLADLEGYCPSRAAVANFRADAVYVDFMKQWNIGVYFSLRFQEIAGSLDSTLVGSGLIPVQNSDSDYGVTLKQSLTLLECLRSCWREDVLVISISDKFLRLTLQLISRYANWLSGGLSARRTRNSVSNSPFEWAIAASPDDFVYIIHDLDHLAAEVCGSYIEEVFEILNSCCTEVVLDHVKHSILQGGKSLKDLIPYVIDSIIETLVEKSNEELKQLQGILNAYRMTKKPPPVRHSHYVSGVLRPLKLFLDGERATKYLTEDTKDKLTQGAAIKITGRYNELAAGIVDTTRRTETSLQRIRLGAQRRAGASSDVSDHNVSETDRVCMQLFLDIQEYGRNLASLGVEAAKIPAYCSLWQLVAPQDKQAEISFLF comes from the exons ATGGGAATCCAGCCGGACCAGCCATCGGCGCCACCGCACCAACTATCACCTCCGCCTCGCACCGCCACAGCCGACCTATTCGGCGATCCGATCGACTCTCATCCTTTATGGTTCAAGCAATCCTCATtcctaaaccctaatttcaattcCGAATCCTACATCTCCGATCTACGAACATTCGTTCCGTTCGAAACCCTAAGATCGGAACTTCAATCTCATCTTTCATCTCTTAAACATGAACTTGTGGAATTGATTAATCGAGACTATGCAGATTTCGTTAATTTAAGTACTAAACTTGTGGATGTGGATGCTTCTGTATTGCGTATGCGAGCACCGCTGATTGAGATCCGTGAGAAGATATTAGGGTTTCGTAGTGCTGTTGAAGGATCACTTGTGTCATTACAAGGTGGACTTAAGCAACGAGCTGAAGCTTCTGCTGCTAGAGAGATCTTAGAACTTTTGATTGATACTTCTCATGTTGTTTCCAAG GTTGAGAAACTAATAAAGGAGTTACATAGTGTTCCCGTTGATGGTTCAAATGGAGATCTACACGCCACAGAAAAAGGTCATCTAAGTAATGGTGTCACTACACAGCATGCTGAAATTGGAATAAACCTCAGGGAAACTCAAAGCTTGCTTTTGGAGAGGATTTCAAGTGAAATGAACAGGCTAAAGTTTTACTTTGCTCACGCCAAG AACCTTCCTTTCATTGAAAACATGGAAAAGAGGATACAGAATGCGAGCTCATTGTTAGATACAAGCTTGGGACACTGTTTTGTAGATGGACTGATACACAAAGATGAAAATGCAGTATACAATTGCTTACGTGCTTATGCTGCTGTGGACAACACCCGAAATGCGGAAGAGATATTCCGTTCAACAGTTGTGGCCCCATTAGTTCAGAAAGTGATTCCATATAGTTCGTCTGGAGCTGTTGGTGGGTCCATTGGAGATGAACTTGAAGAAGACTATAAACAAATTAAGGATCTCATAGCAGAAAATTGTACATTTTTGTTGGAGATTTCTTCTACAG AAAATTCAGGCTTTCATGTATTTAGCTTTCTTGCTAATTCAATTCTTAAGGAGGTTCTTTGTGCAATCCAACAGGGAAAGCCAGGGGCTTTTTCACCTGGAAGGCCTACCGAATTCCTGAAAAATTACAAATCAAGTTTAGCTTTCCTTGCTGATCTGGAAG GGTATTGTCCATCCAGAGCTGCCGTTGCCAACTTCCGAGCTGACGCTGTATATGTAGATTTCATGAAACAGTGGAACATTGGGGTGTATTTCTCGTTAAG GTTTCAGGAAATCGCCGGTTCCTTAGATTCCACACTCGTAGGTTCTGGTCTTATCCCAGTTCAGAACTCAGATTCTGACTATGGTGTGacattaaaacaaagtctgactctTTTGGAATGCCTCAGATCCTGTTGGAGAGAAGATGTTCTTGTGATTTCTATCTCTGACAAGTTTCTTCGCTTGACGTTACAACTTATATCTAG ATATGCAAATTGGTTGTCAGGTGGACTGTCTGCTCGCAGAACCCGCAACTCAGTCTCCAACTCTCCATTTGAATGGGCAATTGCTGCTTCTCCAGATGATTTTGTTTAT ATAATTCATGATTTAGATCATCTAGCTGCAGAGGTTTGTGGCAGCTACATTGAAGAAGTGTTCGAGATTCTTAATTCTTGCTGTACTGAAGTAGTACTAGATCATGTTAAACATAGCATTTTGCAAGGTGGAAAATCGCTTAAAGATCTCATCCCTTATGTGATTGATTCGATCATTGAAACATTAGTGGAGAAGTCTAATGAG GAATTGAAGCAGCTTCAGGGGATACTTAATGCTTACAGAATGACTAAAAAACCACCTCCTGTGAGACACTCCCACTACGTGTCAGGGGTATTGCGTCCCTTGAAG TTATTTTTGGATGGTGAGCGGGCCACAAAATATTTGACAGAAGATACCAAAGATAAACTCACACAAGGTGCTGCCATCAAGATTACTGGTCGCTACAATGAGTTGGCTGCTGGTATTGTTGACACG ACAAGGAGAACAGAGACATCACTTCAGAGAATACGTCTGGGTGCACAGAGACGAGCCGGAGCTAGCTCTGATGTCTCTGACCATAATGTTTCTGAAACAGATAGAGTTTGCATGCAGTTATTTCTTGACATTCAG GAATATGGGCGTAACCTTGCATCACTTGGTGTTGAAGCAGCTAAGATTCCTGCGTATTGTTCTTTGTGGCAATTAGTTGCACCTCAAGATAAACAAGCAGAAATAAGTTTTTTGTTCTGA